A stretch of the Synechocystis sp. PCC 7338 genome encodes the following:
- a CDS encoding TrmJ/YjtD family RNA methyltransferase produces MENIAIVVVEPQGERNLGAIARAMKNMGLGELILVNPRCDYQSVEAQTMAVHAKEVLAQARVVDDLATALGDRQRIIATSARERILQSPMETPRQALPWLLAPNLKSALVFGREDSGLSNEELNQAHRFVRIPVHPQYPSLNLSQAVMVCTYELYQANLAIGADNQVPGDRLEDRSIMPLATNAQLDSYCQHLETTLLNIQVLYPHTAPSKMAKLRRIYQRAALNSEEVALLRGILGQIDWLTQQIKL; encoded by the coding sequence TTGGAAAATATTGCCATTGTGGTGGTGGAGCCCCAGGGAGAAAGAAATTTAGGGGCGATCGCCAGGGCCATGAAGAATATGGGTTTAGGGGAATTAATTTTAGTCAATCCCCGTTGCGATTATCAGAGTGTTGAGGCCCAAACCATGGCAGTCCATGCCAAAGAGGTCCTAGCCCAAGCGAGGGTGGTGGATGATTTAGCCACAGCCCTAGGCGATCGCCAGCGCATCATTGCCACCAGTGCCCGGGAACGAATTTTGCAATCTCCCATGGAAACCCCCCGCCAAGCATTGCCTTGGTTGCTGGCCCCAAATTTAAAAAGCGCCCTAGTGTTTGGTCGAGAAGACAGTGGCCTCAGTAACGAAGAACTCAACCAAGCCCACCGTTTTGTTCGTATCCCCGTCCATCCCCAATATCCTTCCTTGAACCTTTCCCAAGCGGTGATGGTCTGTACCTATGAGCTGTACCAAGCTAACCTGGCCATCGGGGCAGACAATCAAGTCCCAGGCGATCGCCTGGAGGATAGGTCAATTATGCCCTTAGCCACCAACGCCCAATTGGATAGTTACTGCCAACACTTGGAGACAACTTTGCTCAATATCCAAGTTTTATATCCCCATACTGCCCCGAGCAAAATGGCGAAATTACGCAGAATTTATCAGCGAGCCGCACTAAACAGCGAAGAAGTGGCCCTATTGCGGGGAATTTTGGGACAAATTGATTGGCTAACGCAACAAATTAAACTTTAA
- a CDS encoding serine hydrolase, translating to MITSMPRRPKSRRAQRRNLRVISGTSTPSIAEVGGQAGASIEMDQEQSSPKPGETKANPFKVVSAAEVKSVGKGKNVSLRPRKPSKPLSWWQKSLLTSVRLGIVGLGIGAIAGTAITTFSPTKFIRGDQDSAPLATGKEPDRAQPVIYPQKVLASIAGWVTTETDKLRGMPATATPETAENHETTVATAPSVAPNQVKPIQQDQALTQKLTVLGSSKAPAINSYSYFIDVDNGQFANAKGETKLPAASTIKIPVAIAFFEAVDQGKIQLHEELPLTQDVIVGEAGTMQYDVGKRSSYPALEVVTKMIVISDNTATNMLIKRLGGKEFLNQRLQTWQMPQTKINNYLPDLEGTNTTSPQDLALLLVKLQGGEFLSLKSRDRLLNIMQQTKTRTLLPQGLEPEAQIAHKTGDIGTVLGDAGIVDMPNGKRYVGAVLATRPHNDVAGRSLIQDISRTAYQHYKGITPPATPSQPPAKKETPSGIPAAQSN from the coding sequence ATGATTACTTCCATGCCCCGCCGTCCTAAGTCTCGCCGCGCCCAACGCCGTAATCTCCGGGTTATCTCCGGTACATCCACCCCCTCCATTGCGGAGGTTGGGGGACAGGCCGGTGCCTCCATAGAAATGGATCAGGAACAGTCTAGCCCAAAGCCAGGGGAAACTAAGGCTAACCCCTTTAAGGTTGTCAGCGCTGCTGAAGTTAAATCCGTGGGCAAGGGTAAAAATGTCAGCCTCCGGCCCCGTAAACCAAGTAAACCCCTCAGTTGGTGGCAAAAGAGTTTGTTGACTTCTGTTCGCCTTGGCATTGTCGGCCTTGGCATCGGGGCGATCGCCGGGACGGCCATTACCACCTTTAGCCCCACCAAATTTATCCGGGGGGATCAGGATAGTGCTCCTTTGGCCACTGGGAAAGAACCAGATCGGGCCCAGCCGGTTATTTATCCTCAAAAGGTACTAGCCTCCATTGCAGGTTGGGTCACCACGGAAACCGATAAATTGCGGGGAATGCCAGCAACGGCCACACCGGAAACAGCCGAAAACCACGAAACGACTGTGGCCACAGCCCCCAGTGTTGCCCCCAATCAAGTTAAGCCCATCCAACAAGACCAAGCTTTAACGCAAAAGTTAACGGTCCTGGGGAGTTCCAAAGCTCCAGCGATCAATTCCTATTCCTACTTCATCGATGTAGATAACGGCCAGTTTGCAAATGCCAAGGGGGAAACCAAGCTACCCGCCGCCAGCACCATTAAAATCCCCGTGGCGATCGCCTTTTTTGAAGCAGTGGACCAGGGCAAAATCCAACTCCATGAAGAACTACCTTTAACGCAAGATGTGATTGTGGGGGAGGCTGGCACCATGCAATACGATGTGGGCAAACGCTCTAGCTATCCGGCCCTAGAGGTGGTGACCAAAATGATTGTCATTAGTGACAACACTGCCACCAATATGTTGATCAAACGGCTGGGGGGTAAGGAGTTTCTCAATCAACGTTTGCAGACGTGGCAGATGCCCCAAACGAAAATTAATAATTACCTACCAGATTTGGAAGGTACCAACACCACCAGTCCCCAGGATTTAGCTTTATTGCTGGTCAAACTGCAGGGAGGGGAATTCTTATCCCTCAAATCCCGCGATCGCCTATTGAACATCATGCAACAGACCAAAACCCGCACCCTTTTACCCCAGGGGTTAGAACCGGAAGCTCAAATTGCCCATAAAACCGGTGACATTGGCACAGTTCTAGGGGATGCGGGCATAGTGGATATGCCTAACGGTAAACGCTATGTGGGAGCAGTGTTGGCCACCCGACCCCATAACGATGTGGCCGGACGTTCACTCATTCAAGATATTTCCCGCACCGCTTACCAGCATTACAAGGGCATTACCCCTCCAGCTACCCCCAGCCAGCCCCCTGCTAAGAAAGAAACCCCCTCAGGGATCCCGGCGGCTCAGAGCAATTAA
- the thiC gene encoding phosphomethylpyrimidine synthase: MRTAWVAKRQGQTNVSQMHYARKGVITEEMDYVAKRENLPVELIKDEVARGRMIIPANINHTNLEPMAIGIASKCKVNANIGASPNSSNIDEEVEKLLLSVKYGADTVMDLSTGGGDLDVIRTAIINASPVPIGTVPIYQALESVHGSIENLTPDDFLHIIEKHAQQGVDYMTIHAGLLIEYLPLVKSRITGIVSRGGGIIAKWMLHHHKQNPLYTHFDEIIEIFKKYDVSFSLGDSLRPGCTHDASDDAQLSELKTLGQLTRRAWEHDVQVMVEGPGHVPIDQIEFNVKKQMEECSEAPFYVLGPLVTDIAPGYDHITSAIGAAIAGWHGTAMLCYVTPKEHLGLPNAEDVRNGLIAYKIAAHAADIARHRPGARDRDDELSKARYNFDWNRQFELALDPERAKEYHDETLPADIYKTAEFCSMCGPKFCPMQTKVDAEMLEDLEQFLAKDKEVVAQR; this comes from the coding sequence ATGAGAACTGCTTGGGTTGCTAAGCGCCAGGGACAAACCAATGTTTCCCAGATGCATTATGCCCGCAAAGGGGTGATCACCGAGGAAATGGATTATGTGGCGAAGCGAGAGAATCTGCCCGTTGAATTGATTAAAGACGAAGTGGCCCGGGGTCGCATGATTATCCCCGCCAACATCAACCACACCAATCTGGAGCCGATGGCGATCGGCATTGCTTCCAAATGTAAGGTTAACGCCAACATTGGTGCTTCCCCCAACTCTTCCAACATTGATGAGGAGGTGGAAAAGTTACTGCTGTCAGTCAAGTATGGCGCTGATACGGTAATGGATCTATCCACCGGCGGCGGTGACTTAGATGTGATTCGCACAGCCATTATCAATGCTTCCCCCGTCCCCATTGGTACCGTACCCATTTACCAAGCCCTGGAGAGCGTCCACGGTAGCATCGAAAATTTAACCCCGGACGATTTTCTCCACATCATCGAAAAGCATGCCCAGCAGGGGGTGGATTACATGACCATCCATGCGGGGTTATTGATTGAATATTTACCTTTGGTGAAGTCCCGCATTACCGGCATCGTTTCCCGCGGCGGTGGCATTATTGCCAAATGGATGTTGCATCACCATAAGCAAAATCCCCTCTACACCCACTTTGACGAGATTATTGAAATCTTCAAAAAGTATGACGTTTCCTTCAGTTTGGGGGATTCCCTCCGCCCCGGTTGTACCCACGACGCTTCCGATGATGCCCAATTGTCTGAACTAAAAACCCTCGGTCAGTTAACCCGACGGGCTTGGGAGCATGACGTACAGGTGATGGTGGAAGGCCCCGGCCACGTCCCCATCGACCAGATCGAGTTCAACGTCAAAAAGCAAATGGAAGAGTGCAGTGAAGCACCTTTCTATGTGCTGGGCCCCTTAGTGACGGACATTGCTCCCGGTTATGACCACATTACCTCCGCCATCGGAGCGGCGATCGCCGGTTGGCATGGTACTGCTATGTTGTGTTACGTCACCCCCAAAGAACACTTAGGTTTACCCAATGCCGAAGATGTCCGCAACGGTTTAATTGCCTATAAAATTGCTGCTCACGCCGCCGACATTGCCCGCCATCGCCCAGGGGCCAGGGACCGGGATGACGAACTTTCCAAAGCCCGCTATAACTTTGACTGGAACCGCCAGTTTGAGTTAGCCCTAGACCCGGAACGGGCCAAGGAGTACCACGACGAAACCCTACCGGCAGACATTTACAAAACCGCTGAATTTTGCTCCATGTGTGGGCCCAAATTCTGCCCCATGCAAACCAAAGTTGATGCGGAAATGCTCGAAGACCTAGAGCAGTTTCTTGCTAAGGACAAGGAAGTGGTGGCCCAGCGGTAA
- a CDS encoding YihY/virulence factor BrkB family protein encodes MGNNFAQLKRLINFFRTVILPARISQLILQTFLKWQKDNCMDMGAALAYYALFSLFPICLVMLSIAGRLLGSESNYYLQLISFTQNILPEQPFTVFQQALTNLNQSSFSAGIIGFGILVLTSSRIFDALNQSVNKIWAVVHRPKENAGVKQHAFNFIRNKILAFLLVLSTVMVFLLSIFANLAAKIILTVLGEFEQSIPWITFDSLALITTLQTGISYFVITAVIITLFKVLPPTRLQWWDIFPGAILTAAAMMVLQNAVGSGIIRIGENLQAYGVVGNVMVLLLWIYLIFQVFFIGCEFTFVFTYIFGSRHQKEKPF; translated from the coding sequence ATGGGGAATAATTTCGCCCAACTGAAGCGGTTAATTAACTTTTTTCGGACTGTGATTTTACCAGCCCGCATCAGTCAGTTGATATTACAAACATTTCTGAAATGGCAAAAGGATAACTGCATGGACATGGGGGCCGCCCTAGCCTACTATGCCCTATTTTCCCTTTTCCCTATCTGCCTCGTCATGTTGAGTATTGCCGGTAGGTTGTTGGGATCAGAATCAAACTATTACTTGCAACTCATTAGCTTTACCCAAAATATTTTGCCAGAACAACCTTTTACGGTTTTTCAGCAAGCATTGACCAATCTTAATCAAAGTAGCTTTAGTGCTGGGATCATCGGCTTTGGTATTTTGGTACTCACCTCTAGCCGGATTTTTGATGCCCTTAATCAAAGTGTCAATAAAATCTGGGCTGTGGTTCATCGACCCAAGGAAAATGCCGGGGTTAAACAACATGCTTTTAATTTTATTAGAAATAAAATCCTGGCTTTCTTGCTGGTGTTAAGCACTGTGATGGTGTTTTTATTGTCCATATTTGCTAACCTGGCTGCCAAAATTATTCTGACTGTTTTAGGAGAGTTTGAACAATCCATTCCTTGGATTACCTTTGATAGCTTGGCGTTAATTACTACCCTCCAGACTGGCATTTCCTATTTTGTTATTACCGCAGTTATTATCACGTTGTTTAAAGTTTTACCTCCGACTCGTCTGCAATGGTGGGATATTTTTCCTGGAGCAATTTTGACTGCTGCTGCCATGATGGTCTTACAAAATGCAGTTGGTAGTGGCATCATTCGCATTGGAGAGAATTTGCAGGCCTACGGTGTGGTGGGCAATGTAATGGTATTGTTACTGTGGATTTATTTGATTTTTCAAGTATTTTTTATCGGTTGTGAATTTACCTTTGTCTTTACCTATATTTTTGGTAGTCGCCACCAGAAGGAAAAGCCGTTTTAG